The nucleotide sequence GTACGTTACAAGAAAAACATTCTTATCATAATTGTTTATTTGTGGTTAGGTTGGTGAATATTTCCTCCTGCGTACATCAAGATCATTGGTGGCTTTGTTTAaactttctaaaaatattatctaTACAATTTTATGCATTACGTATTACTAGAAGGATGTTTCACATTCTGATAAGTATCTACTTTAAACGAATAAAGAAACGAATTTTCACttgcaaaatattcattaacGATAAAAATCATTATAAATCTGTCATATATTTGTAATCGCACAGTTTATTTTacataaaagaataaatataaaaaggaaGTAATATACTTTAATGAAATTGATGAAATTAACCTAACATGTAACaattttcgaaaaattgtaCAACTTCTCATACTCATAATGCTTAATTATtgagtttttttttataaataggtATGCACTTGCATTATGTCATTTtggatttttttattttccatgCTCCAATTCTATATTTAtaccaaataaaaaataaatctccACCCATCTGTACCCAACTCCAAAAAGGTACTATCTTGGATCCTTCTATTTCAGTCCAATTTACAGCAATCTCGACAATAGGAATGTTTAGAATTTTTGCAATATACAACATTTCTACATCAAATGCCCAACGTTCAACATGTAAGGCTTGAAATACAAGTCTTGCAGAGTGTCGTGTTAGAAGTTTAAAGCCACACTGTGTGTCCCTGATACCTCTCACTCCCCATAACCATACTAAGAAGTGAAAACCATGCATTAACAATAAACGGAAAAAAGTTCGTTTGGCAGTTTCTTCTTTTTCTAAATGTGCTCTAGATCCACATACTATTGCATGAGATGAACTGACTTCATCTGGTTTATTCTTATAATCaactaaaaagaaaattttcattttcaaagtATTATATGCAATATACATTTTAAATCATAGACAAGAAATTACTTACATcctaaaatgaattttaaaccATCATCTAGCCTTTCTAAATCTCTAAATTTAGTAGCACCATCTGCATCTGCAAATAGTATTGCACTGCCTCTTGCACTTAATATTCCCTTAAAAAAAAGATTATATTATAAAGTAATGCCAATAAATAAACACTAAATATGAACAATTCATGATTGATTACTAACTAATCTTACTGCACCGCCTTTTCCTCTGTTTTTAACAAGATCTAATACTCTAATATTTTCATGTTTTTGTGCATAATTGTGTGCAATTTTCACAGTTTGATCTGTACTTCCATCACTAACTACAATTATTTCATAAGTACATCCACTTTTTAAACGTCCTTCCATATATTCCAAACATTCATCCAACATCAGTGgcactataaaataaaaatatgattaACTGAACTTTCATTAATATCATCATTAATACAACATCATTTACATCTTTGTTCTTCATTATATGCAGGTACTATGATGCTTAGATGTACGCTCCAATTATCATAGAGTGATGGAAATATTTCAGTACTTTTTGTCTTTGGATTAAAGAAATATTTCTCTTTCTCATCACGCCATATTTTAGGATATGGTTGTGTtatcaaatataatattaaagaaAACTAGAAGCATATAATGTTAACTTAACCACTATCAATAAAAAATTGCCACCAGATatacattattttaaaataaaatattatccaaaaatttaaaaatatgcttAAAAATGCCACGTTTCTATGAACTTAAGTTCCATACAAATGTTATTATAATCTGAGACACGCACCGTAATTAAACATACTATTGAAAATAAGATAGCATAAAGAAGTAAATATTCCAGTGAAATCATCTTAATATGAAAGAACTTTCAAATATTAGCAAAATATACTTTATAAAAAACGTCAAACAACTCCTTCATAATTTCTTATCTTTCACCGCACTTGCAACttggagaattttaattaatttacataTGTATTACAATTGGCTACTGTACTACAAAACATTTTGTCTACTGTTTTATTGGCGGAAGCTAATGTATTGAGAATGAGTGAACATTTGGTAACAAGAAATTGTACCATTTGAGGAGAAATTCACTAAATCTTATAACCCCTTCTCCTTCACGTTACGTTTTTATACTTATCCAATGCTTCAAGCCTTAGTATTTGTCctaaacaatattttaattaatatttattattaataaaagttaataatattaaaatattcgttTAACTATGTTAGGGAAAAACACTATTTATGTACTGTAAAGGCGGGAAAATTCTAGGCTAGTGATAATAAATGTTCACCAATAGAAGAGGATATTTACTTATGCGAGTGTTCACTGAATAtcgcaaatttaaaaaatttgaatgattAAAATACGAAAAAATAGCCTTCAATCAATATTCAAGTCTATATTATTTGCTTCGTTACATGTATTGATATTTATGATATGATTTTTACGTTGCATTCTTTATCAAACAACTTGTAGTTATCAATCATTTGATTGAgattcaaatttttaaaataatgtctTCTGATACAAATACTGATATGCACGATTCGAATGCAAAAAACTACATTTTTATGGAGGAGAAAAATAGCAATGCGTGTGCGACACATAGAACGGACGCAACTTCGAATTCGATGCAAATTAATAACAATGCAACAGATAAGAAACAAGaatcaaagaaaaaaataacaatAGTTGTAGATGAGGATGATCCATGCCTCAAAGAAGGAAATAAGCAAGAAGAAAAAGACACATTTTATGTTCCTGGTGTAGATCCAAGGTAATTTGATGTAACCATTGTAATAAATATATGTTTATTTCTTCGATCTTTCTGATTTTCTAGATCAAAATAAATATTAGTATCGTTGTTTAGGTTTCAGCAACAAAACCAGACGTTGCGTTGTTGGGTGATGTATACGGATTTTTATCGCTGTGAACATATTTTAGGAACAGGAGCAAGTGCatgtacgtggttcaaacaagcTTTCACGTCTATATGTCCAATGGAGTGGGTTCGTCGATGGGATACTCTTAGAGTCGAGGGCAAATTCCCTTGGCATAAATATAAAACACAAGGAAAATTTCCTGGCCATACATACGGGGTTTAGTCAAGGTActgagcatttttttttttgttttatatttaagGGATAATTCTTAGATGTTTagatttaaacaaataaataaagctGTGATTAGAAAAAAATATGAATCTTTTATTATACAGGTACAAGACTTTTTATGAGGTAACTTAAATAGAAGTGTGAAATGAATATTTGTTGCAATGTCCGATGTTGGCTTGTTGTACGGCTGTCTTCAACAATCGGTCAACAatttcttcttttatttttttacattaaCCACACTAAGTATTTGCAGTTTATATGACACTTTTTACATATGTAAAAAATAAACACTTGCAGCAAATCTTCTTTAAACTTTCGATAGAATAGAAGCTTGAAATAGCACAGTATTAAAAATTCTGTTTTGCTTAAAATTTAAGATTCTTATATAATAAAATGGCTATTTTAATTTGTGCACAAACTCCTGCCATGATGAAGACAACTTACCATCTTCGGGTGTGTGACTTCTTCGGTTGTTAACTGGATAATTCCATCTACACAGGATATTGCTTCTCCAGAAACAGTACCTGTAATGGCAAGAATAGCAATGttttatttaaatagaaaaCTATATCCGTTACAACGAATTATAGATAACGTGATCGCTTTCAATGAAAGTCTTGATTGGATTCTTATTTCACAAAGCCCCCTGAATCTTATGATTAAAGATTAAAACCACCTTACGTATAACTTAACAATGCCACTTTAGTAGCTAAATGCTACTTGGCTCGACTGTCTCTTTGATGAATAAATTGACAATCTCCATCATTGCAAGTTCCCATTAACTCGTACGGACAAAGGACGCCATTGGGATTCGTGTTCCTGGTTAAGAATgacaaaaaacacaaaaaaaatgCTCAAAATTTTTGTAGCATTTAAATGTGAAAGTTTTTATATAATTAAGAATTAATTAAATAGAAGTAATTCTGAACAttttgagagcaaaacccacctTGGTACTTTAAAATGAGTTAATATTGATTCATAAGGTAACAGCGTCTTCTTGATTTGGTGTCCTACTTCAGGTTttgtagaattttttttctgatTACAAGATTCCGAAGTTGAGGAGCTAGGTCTTACCATCTCATTTTCTGATGATTCTTTGTGGCCAGATTCTTCAGTATCTTTTGAACTAGGAATATCGGAAGTAATAACTGAAGTACTACTTGAATCTGGTTGTTCAGTAGATACTTCTCGTTCAGCAGGTACTTCTTGTACAGTAGATATTTCTGGTACAGtagatacttcttgtacagtagATATTTCTGGTACAGTAGATACTTCTTGTTCAGTAGATACTTCTTGTTCAGTAGGTACTTCTTGTTCAGCGGGTACTTCTTGTTCATTAGATATTCCTTGTTCAATAGATACTTCATGTTCAATGTTGCTTTCTGCATTATTGCTAACATACGAATTATATAATGTCATGGTTTCTTCTCCACTTGTTTCTTCTAAATTTATTGTAGTTGTTTCTAATGATAAATTGCTTTCAATTTCATTttcgtttgaaatttttatgccaATATAATCTACATTATCTTTTTCTAATGACAGATCATCAATCTGCGAAATTTCCGAATGCACAATAGATGCAGTTTCCTCACTTAATTTCGTTAATTCGTGTACTTCGGGTATGTCGATAGATGGTACTTTTTTCCGAGAAAGCTGCCGCGTGTGATTGGCCACTTCTTTCAATCTATTATTTAAAAGTTGTGCTCCAGCTTCAGGTACCCTGTAAAATACCAATGAAAATGATGTTAAAGAAATTTGTAGCTATTTCCAATTACACTTGACGATTTCTTTTATACTGTACTTGTATTCTTTTCCTATAATTCTACTTCCTAAACTTGAACAAATCGTTGCAAGTTTAAAACATTCTTGCCGGCCTGCATTGATTTTTCCATGTCCTGCCACTACTTTAGGACCTATATTATTTATACGATTACGCTGCAGCTGTAATCTTTCTTCAGCAACTTTGAGTTGTTCCCTGAGTTTCTTCACTTCTGCAACTAAATTTGTTTGAAGATCTCGTTCCATGTGCCATTGACGAAGATTACCCGACATTTCAGCTAATTCATCTATTATCGTATAACTGTATCATAAACATCAGAATTAATTGCTACATAGATATTACATATATTACAAGAAacgatttctaatacttgtaatTACCGtttcaaaactaatttttcttcTGTATCTAATAAATGTTGTTCTTGTTCAACCCGTGAGAGATTAATAAGAGCACTTAGCTCTGTTTTGACATCTCTTTTAATCGCTCCCCAACTTTCTTCTATACTTCTTTTATCATTTGATAATAGATTATTTTTGAATAATGAAATATAACTTTCGTCTTTACTTTCTGGTATTAAAATTGTCGATGTCCGACTATCTTCTCCGCATTGTGAAAGTCGAATCGTTGATTCAGATGTATCAAGACTTCTTATACTTTGTGTAGCATCATTGTCTCTTGTTAGAATAAGAGTAGATGCATCTGAATCCACATTATCGTTACTACATTGAGTATCATTAGTAATAATTTCTTGATCTACAGATGGTTTATGTTCATCTTGATTACACTTATCtttattttcagaaatatttttattttgattaattACTGTTTTGTTATTTAAGGTCACTTTATCATGTATTGTTACTACTCGTTCATTTGTAtcgttttttacttgaatttgtaCATACTTTTGATTTACTTCATCTGTGGATAAAACTTTCAAGCTTGGCGAAgttttggattttactggaattTCATTTGCAGATGATTCAAAAACTTTACGCGATGTAGTAACTGACTGCAAAGGATTTCCAACTATTTTATTTTCAACTTTATTCAAATGATTTTCGTtggatatacatatatttaaattCGTCATTAATCTTGATATAGTTTTTGTCTGATTTGGACTTACATTTCCTTGTTTATCAACGCTATGTACATTATTAGTACACAATTGTCCGTTTGTATGCGTACTTTTCATTGAATCCAAATTTTTTGAACAGTTCTCTTTGTTCAGTTGTTGTGTATTTACATCCTGACTTTTTACAGAAATAGtctgatttatttttaaatgtaacTCTTTATTCGGATTATTGAGTAATATCGACTTTGTAGATATTTCTGTGCTTTTATTTTTAGTCGAACCGTTATTTTCTACGGTTCtatgtaatttcaatttttcacgTTCCATAATTTGTTGTTTTAACCGACGATATTCTTCTTGCTGAGATGCAGGTAAATGACGTACAGCCTGTAAAAATACTCTTGCAATTAAAGGTCATACATATATCAAAATATTTTAACATAGAGAAGTCTTACCAAAGGTGTATGAAGATTAGATGAATTATCTGATTTTGTTGTTAATATTGCATCTTTCTTTGGTGTTTGTGATATTGAAGTTGGTCTTGCAGCTGCCAGAGattcttgtttttttcttaCAGCTCGTAAAAACTGAtctaaatttttttcaaattcaactGTGTCATTTATCAGTGGTTGAGGTTTATCTACTGTGAGAGAATTGACAGAAGAGCCAATTTTGTTTGTATGCTGTTCAGATTCAGAATCACTTTCTGTGTCAGATTCTAAATTTATTACAATTCTTTGTGTGTCAGACAAGGATTTCTTTGTGTTTGTAGACCATTTGTTGTCATTAGATTTTACTTCAGtaagaattttattttctgttaacTTTTGTTTGCTATATAATGCAGCTTTTTGCAAATTTAGTTTCTTTTGAACCATTGcattttggtatttttttgcATTGTTTACAACTTTCGTACTTGCAGAAATTGGAATTCTTTTCACAAGTTTCTTTTGTGGACCCTTAGTCATAGGAATTAATCTTTTCCTCCCAGAAGTTACAGAACCTAATGTAACAGTTTCAGCAGTTAAACTCCCCTGTGTGCTTGTATTAATTACTTTTTCTCCAGAATTTGtctgatttttattattttcagaaatacaTGAATTTGCATGTGAGCTTGACAAAAATGTTGTGCCATTAGTGTTTGATgtattaattgtattaaccatggaTAATGCAACTTCTGATATAGTTTGATTTGCAAATACCTGATTATTACAATTTGATAATGCAGTTGTAATTGCAGTTAAATTTGATTGTTTTTGGTTGGTAGATTTTGTCCGTTTTGGTAAAGAAGCTAATAAAATTGCTCTCAATgcttcttcatcttcatctagGCTTTGTCTTCTAGTATCCATATTCTTAACTTGTTCTACTGTATCACTAGATGAAGTATCTTTAGTCCTCGTCTCGTCTACGTTTGTTTCACACGAAATTTGATTCTTTTGATCAAGAATATTATTTGATGTTTCTGAATTAGATATCTTTACATTATCTTTTGCATTCAGTtgcattttactatttttacacgtttcagaatcttcagtttcagacattttatttatttgtttatctaaaatattcatattgTCACTATTTGTACCTGTTACATCATGTTCTTTAGTACCTAACTTTATTGTACCAATATTTTTTCTCTTTGTTCCTTTCCTTGTAAGTTTCTTCTTCTGTGTTAGACTCACAGTATTACGAGTTTTATTTTCTGTATTTATAGTTTCATCATTTTGTATTTGAGCCACATTGTTATTACCTTCTATTAGTAAGTTATCTTTATTTGTAGATATTTTGTTAGTTGAATCTCCATACAAGGAATCAGGAAATGCAGTGGGTATTGTTAAAATAGAATGAGATTTTTGTGGAAACAacattaatttaattggtttgaAGGAAGTATTTGTTCTTGAACTAGTTTCTTCATTAATGATAACTGGTTGCATTTCAGCACTTTTAAATGTCGGTTCTTGTATTATGGACTTTCTTATAGGCAAAGGTTGTTGTAATTGTTTGtttgtttttaaaattgatGCTGGTACGAGCGTTCTGTTAATTAGTGTTGGTATTTTATTTGTATCTTTGGTAACATCTGGTACTCCTTTCATGTAAAGAGGTTCTGGCACTGTTTCTTTAACATTATTTGGAATGTATTCCA is from Colletes latitarsis isolate SP2378_abdomen chromosome 4, iyColLati1, whole genome shotgun sequence and encodes:
- the LOC143341410 gene encoding uncharacterized protein LOC143341410 isoform X3 is translated as MASDLSSGCTEAIEVLDEKEEGEISLEDVSSSEEGHLNYGYGNRLPQCSNCLSTQHNATWCTAPAKFYHSKGSNRRDAVQGKENRHQIKESGCIGTKHIVSTLQEKNDDLVPISSDSDMEIVGLADNSKQIVLRSTSKTRVKKKRKKKRNHASVMTLDDLVSSSTVDISVSECVSTLKHDTTKVNSLRSHHREMSPAHRTRSRTDPRSPSRRHRSLVRTHSPFKRSKSPIVHTRSPTIKRSPKRPKSPKRSPYRSVGKTIPRKTSHVELMSSSHNYVDTHKLLKKVRHLDSIGTHSLEETLNKNKEHASSLKEKLTNMMRGVCDNNSDMTSLPKEKTNMHANKTELNDADDDEDLALLRQKALETKQRKSNKQNEQPKAEAAKKVNTNIDDDQDEEDLELRMIALRSAVLKKHQNRIQKGMKSGKYKKSNISRSESPFTQSFLDSIPIPGEELLNFASPPHTPLTMNESNHTEDMDLDTDIEREKEKLPYSPTDKITVNIPMDTELLGIQPSDVSFISVNEANSSPDFHVSTTPNQDDQKSYQGKIIENKSYLPNVTYYTLSQNALYTTTNVNPQYSPIDPIETVRTDFMKVHNSEVNVLKNSNTSAFVDNNTNQEIPYSPTDTPIYDPDLSPELPQTPGPIATSNSSIVCTGSSYSSNMHENNEQYNYMLASQQIQSTRQINNANEDEHLDKLETLSMDTVVGSATSSLRESLSTGSTTTIDSPSEIDADTSPLTESLKSEKHMEYIPNNVKETVPEPLYMKGVPDVTKDTNKIPTLINRTLVPASILKTNKQLQQPLPIRKSIIQEPTFKSAEMQPVIINEETSSRTNTSFKPIKLMLFPQKSHSILTIPTAFPDSLYGDSTNKISTNKDNLLIEGNNNVAQIQNDETINTENKTRNTVSLTQKKKLTRKGTKRKNIGTIKLGTKEHDVTGTNSDNMNILDKQINKMSETEDSETCKNSKMQLNAKDNVKISNSETSNNILDQKNQISCETNVDETRTKDTSSSDTVEQVKNMDTRRQSLDEDEEALRAILLASLPKRTKSTNQKQSNLTAITTALSNCNNQVFANQTISEVALSMVNTINTSNTNGTTFLSSSHANSCISENNKNQTNSGEKVINTSTQGSLTAETVTLGSVTSGRKRLIPMTKGPQKKLVKRIPISASTKVVNNAKKYQNAMVQKKLNLQKAALYSKQKLTENKILTEVKSNDNKWSTNTKKSLSDTQRIVINLESDTESDSESEQHTNKIGSSVNSLTVDKPQPLINDTVEFEKNLDQFLRAVRKKQESLAAARPTSISQTPKKDAILTTKSDNSSNLHTPLAVRHLPASQQEEYRRLKQQIMEREKLKLHRTVENNGSTKNKSTEISTKSILLNNPNKELHLKINQTISVKSQDVNTQQLNKENCSKNLDSMKSTHTNGQLCTNNVHSVDKQGNVSPNQTKTISRLMTNLNICISNENHLNKVENKIVGNPLQSVTTSRKVFESSANEIPVKSKTSPSLKVLSTDEVNQKYVQIQVKNDTNERVVTIHDKVTLNNKTVINQNKNISENKDKCNQDEHKPSVDQEIITNDTQCSNDNVDSDASTLILTRDNDATQSIRSLDTSESTIRLSQCGEDSRTSTILIPESKDESYISLFKNNLLSNDKRSIEESWGAIKRDVKTELSALINLSRVEQEQHLLDTEEKLVLKRYTIIDELAEMSGNLRQWHMERDLQTNLVAEVKKLREQLKVAEERLQLQRNRINNIGPKVVAGHGKINAGRQECFKLATICSSLGSRIIGKEYKVPEAGAQLLNNRLKEVANHTRQLSRKKVPSIDIPEVHELTKLSEETASIVHSEISQIDDLSLEKDNVDYIGIKISNENEIESNLSLETTTINLEETSGEETMTLYNSYVSNNAESNIEHEVSIEQGISNEQEVPAEQEVPTEQEVSTEQEVSTVPEISTVQEVSTVPEISTVQEVPAEREVSTEQPDSSSTSVITSDIPSSKDTEESGHKESSENEMVRPSSSTSESCNQKKNSTKPEVGHQIKKTLLPYESILTHFKVPRNTNPNGVLCPYELMGTCNDGDCQFIHQRDSRAK
- the LOC143341410 gene encoding uncharacterized protein LOC143341410 isoform X2 — encoded protein: MASDLSSGCTEAIEVLDEKEEGEISLEDVSSSEEGHLNYGYGNRLPQCSNCLSTQHNATWCTAPAKFYHSKGSNRRVDLILQDAVQGKENRHQIKESGCIGTKHIVSTLQEKNDDLVPISSDSDMEIVGLADNSKQIVLRSTSKTRVKKKRKKKRNHASVMTLDDLVSSSTVDISVSECVSTLKHDTTKVNSLRSHHREMSPAHRTRSRTDPRSPSRRHRSLVRTHSPFKRSKSPIVHTRSPTIKRSPKRPKSPKRSPYRSVGKTIPRKTSHVELMSSSHNYVDTHKLLKKVRHLDSIGTHSLEETLNKNKEHASSLKEKLTNMMRGVCDNNSDMTSLPKEKTNMHANKTELNDADDDEDLALLRQKALETKQRKSNKQNEQPKAEAAKKVNTNIDDDQDEEDLELRMIALRSAVLKKHQNRIQKGMKSGKYKKSNISRSESPFTQSFLDSIPIPGEELLNFASPPHTPLTMNESNHTEDMDLDTDIEREKEKLPYSPTDKITVNIPMDTELLGIQPSDVSFISVNEANSSPDFHVSTTPNQDDQKSYQGKIIENKSYLPNVTYYTLSQNALYTTTNVNPQYSPIDPIETVRTDFMKVHNSEVNVLKNSNTSAFVDNNTNQEIPYSPTDTPIYDPDLSPELPQTPGPIATSNSSIVCTGSSYSSNMHENNEQYNYMLASQQIQSTRQINNANEDEHLDKLETLSMDTVVGSATSSLRESLSTGSTTTIDSPSEIDADTSPLTESLKSEKHMEYIPNNVKETVPEPLYMKGVPDVTKDTNKIPTLINRTLVPASILKTNKQLQQPLPIRKSIIQEPTFKSAEMQPVIINEETSSRTNTSFKPIKLMLFPQKSHSILTIPTAFPDSLYGDSTNKISTNKDNLLIEGNNNVAQIQNDETINTENKTRNTVSLTQKKKLTRKGTKRKNIGTIKLGTKEHDVTGTNSDNMNILDKQINKMSETEDSETCKNSKMQLNAKDNVKISNSETSNNILDQKNQISCETNVDETRTKDTSSSDTVEQVKNMDTRRQSLDEDEEALRAILLASLPKRTKSTNQKQSNLTAITTALSNCNNQVFANQTISEVALSMVNTINTSNTNGTTFLSSSHANSCISENNKNQTNSGEKVINTSTQGSLTAETVTLGSVTSGRKRLIPMTKGPQKKLVKRIPISASTKVVNNAKKYQNAMVQKKLNLQKAALYSKQKLTENKILTEVKSNDNKWSTNTKKSLSDTQRIVINLESDTESDSESEQHTNKIGSSVNSLTVDKPQPLINDTVEFEKNLDQFLRAVRKKQESLAAARPTSISQTPKKDAILTTKSDNSSNLHTPLAVRHLPASQQEEYRRLKQQIMEREKLKLHRTVENNGSTKNKSTEISTKSILLNNPNKELHLKINQTISVKSQDVNTQQLNKENCSKNLDSMKSTHTNGQLCTNNVHSVDKQGNVSPNQTKTISRLMTNLNICISNENHLNKVENKIVGNPLQSVTTSRKVFESSANEIPVKSKTSPSLKVLSTDEVNQKYVQIQVKNDTNERVVTIHDKVTLNNKTVINQNKNISENKDKCNQDEHKPSVDQEIITNDTQCSNDNVDSDASTLILTRDNDATQSIRSLDTSESTIRLSQCGEDSRTSTILIPESKDESYISLFKNNLLSNDKRSIEESWGAIKRDVKTELSALINLSRVEQEQHLLDTEEKLVLKRYTIIDELAEMSGNLRQWHMERDLQTNLVAEVKKLREQLKVAEERLQLQRNRINNIGPKVVAGHGKINAGRQECFKLATICSSLGSRIIGKEYKVPEAGAQLLNNRLKEVANHTRQLSRKKVPSIDIPEVHELTKLSEETASIVHSEISQIDDLSLEKDNVDYIGIKISNENEIESNLSLETTTINLEETSGEETMTLYNSYVSNNAESNIEHEVSIEQGISNEQEVPAEQEVPTEQEVSTEQEVSTVPEISTVQEVSTVPEISTVQEVPAEREVSTEQPDSSSTSVITSDIPSSKDTEESGHKESSENEMVRPSSSTSESCNQKKNSTKPEVGHQIKKTLLPYESILTHFKVPRNTNPNGVLCPYELMGTCNDGDCQFIHQRDSRAK
- the LOC143341410 gene encoding uncharacterized protein LOC143341410 isoform X1, which translates into the protein MASDLSSGCTEAIEVLDEKEEGEISLEDVSSSEEGHLNYGYGNRLPQCSNCLSTQHNATWCTAPAKFYHSKGSNRREVDLILQDAVQGKENRHQIKESGCIGTKHIVSTLQEKNDDLVPISSDSDMEIVGLADNSKQIVLRSTSKTRVKKKRKKKRNHASVMTLDDLVSSSTVDISVSECVSTLKHDTTKVNSLRSHHREMSPAHRTRSRTDPRSPSRRHRSLVRTHSPFKRSKSPIVHTRSPTIKRSPKRPKSPKRSPYRSVGKTIPRKTSHVELMSSSHNYVDTHKLLKKVRHLDSIGTHSLEETLNKNKEHASSLKEKLTNMMRGVCDNNSDMTSLPKEKTNMHANKTELNDADDDEDLALLRQKALETKQRKSNKQNEQPKAEAAKKVNTNIDDDQDEEDLELRMIALRSAVLKKHQNRIQKGMKSGKYKKSNISRSESPFTQSFLDSIPIPGEELLNFASPPHTPLTMNESNHTEDMDLDTDIEREKEKLPYSPTDKITVNIPMDTELLGIQPSDVSFISVNEANSSPDFHVSTTPNQDDQKSYQGKIIENKSYLPNVTYYTLSQNALYTTTNVNPQYSPIDPIETVRTDFMKVHNSEVNVLKNSNTSAFVDNNTNQEIPYSPTDTPIYDPDLSPELPQTPGPIATSNSSIVCTGSSYSSNMHENNEQYNYMLASQQIQSTRQINNANEDEHLDKLETLSMDTVVGSATSSLRESLSTGSTTTIDSPSEIDADTSPLTESLKSEKHMEYIPNNVKETVPEPLYMKGVPDVTKDTNKIPTLINRTLVPASILKTNKQLQQPLPIRKSIIQEPTFKSAEMQPVIINEETSSRTNTSFKPIKLMLFPQKSHSILTIPTAFPDSLYGDSTNKISTNKDNLLIEGNNNVAQIQNDETINTENKTRNTVSLTQKKKLTRKGTKRKNIGTIKLGTKEHDVTGTNSDNMNILDKQINKMSETEDSETCKNSKMQLNAKDNVKISNSETSNNILDQKNQISCETNVDETRTKDTSSSDTVEQVKNMDTRRQSLDEDEEALRAILLASLPKRTKSTNQKQSNLTAITTALSNCNNQVFANQTISEVALSMVNTINTSNTNGTTFLSSSHANSCISENNKNQTNSGEKVINTSTQGSLTAETVTLGSVTSGRKRLIPMTKGPQKKLVKRIPISASTKVVNNAKKYQNAMVQKKLNLQKAALYSKQKLTENKILTEVKSNDNKWSTNTKKSLSDTQRIVINLESDTESDSESEQHTNKIGSSVNSLTVDKPQPLINDTVEFEKNLDQFLRAVRKKQESLAAARPTSISQTPKKDAILTTKSDNSSNLHTPLAVRHLPASQQEEYRRLKQQIMEREKLKLHRTVENNGSTKNKSTEISTKSILLNNPNKELHLKINQTISVKSQDVNTQQLNKENCSKNLDSMKSTHTNGQLCTNNVHSVDKQGNVSPNQTKTISRLMTNLNICISNENHLNKVENKIVGNPLQSVTTSRKVFESSANEIPVKSKTSPSLKVLSTDEVNQKYVQIQVKNDTNERVVTIHDKVTLNNKTVINQNKNISENKDKCNQDEHKPSVDQEIITNDTQCSNDNVDSDASTLILTRDNDATQSIRSLDTSESTIRLSQCGEDSRTSTILIPESKDESYISLFKNNLLSNDKRSIEESWGAIKRDVKTELSALINLSRVEQEQHLLDTEEKLVLKRYTIIDELAEMSGNLRQWHMERDLQTNLVAEVKKLREQLKVAEERLQLQRNRINNIGPKVVAGHGKINAGRQECFKLATICSSLGSRIIGKEYKVPEAGAQLLNNRLKEVANHTRQLSRKKVPSIDIPEVHELTKLSEETASIVHSEISQIDDLSLEKDNVDYIGIKISNENEIESNLSLETTTINLEETSGEETMTLYNSYVSNNAESNIEHEVSIEQGISNEQEVPAEQEVPTEQEVSTEQEVSTVPEISTVQEVSTVPEISTVQEVPAEREVSTEQPDSSSTSVITSDIPSSKDTEESGHKESSENEMVRPSSSTSESCNQKKNSTKPEVGHQIKKTLLPYESILTHFKVPRNTNPNGVLCPYELMGTCNDGDCQFIHQRDSRAK
- the Wol gene encoding dolichyl-phosphate beta-glucosyltransferase wollknaeuel, with amino-acid sequence MISLEYLLLYAILFSIVCLITFSLILYLITQPYPKIWRDEKEKYFFNPKTKSTEIFPSLYDNWSVHLSIIVPAYNEEQRLPLMLDECLEYMEGRLKSGCTYEIIVVSDGSTDQTVKIAHNYAQKHENIRVLDLVKNRGKGGAVRLGILSARGSAILFADADGATKFRDLERLDDGLKFILGFDYKNKPDEVSSSHAIVCGSRAHLEKEETAKRTFFRLLLMHGFHFLVWLWGVRGIRDTQCGFKLLTRHSARLVFQALHVERWAFDVEMLYIAKILNIPIVEIAVNWTEIEGSKIVPFWSWVQMGGDLFFIWYKYRIGAWKIKKSKMT